Genomic segment of Peribacillus frigoritolerans:
TTGATCATGAGGATAATGATCTTTTTGCGTTGTTCTGCTGACATGGACAGCCTCTCTCTCTCTTTAAAAATCAATAACCAATTTAATTCGCATGGTTAATTTTTTGATACGTTAATTATGTTATAGTTTTAGATAGATAGTGTCAATAAGAAAGGATTGTCAAACATGAATTCAAGTGAATTGTATAATTTACATCTAGAGATCAGGGAACTAAGCAGCCTATCACAGGAATTGGTTGAACCGTTATTGGTTAAATATGATTTAACTTCTGTACAGTATCGCGCATTGCAATTAATAGTCTTGAATGAATCCATAGCTGTTAAAGATGTTTCGAATCATTTGAAGATTAAACCTGCAGCAGGAACTGCACTAATTGATCGGCTTGAACGGAAGAAGTTGATTGAGAGGGTACACAGTGAGGATGATCGGCGGGTAGTTTTTATCCAATCCACCGAAAGTGGAAGGAATACCTATCATTCCATCAATCAGTGTTTTACCAAAATTTTTCGTGACTTTTATAGCGTCCTAAATGAAGAGGAAACGGAACGTCTCAAACAAATCGTTGGGAAACTTACCGAACATCTGTCGTCATGCATAGAGAATAAAATATAGTCTTCCTGACGTGTACAGTTTCCATTATAATAGAAAGAAGAAGCACTATATATTTATTAAAGCAGTGAATTTCACTGTTTTTAGGTAGTTAATTATCAGAATAATTAAAAAATATACTAAGTATAAACGTCATTCAATAATTTTTTTATGGTGTAAGTAATCCATTAAAGAAGATATGACGGCTGGAAAATGAAAATGTATCAAAAGGAAAAGAAGTTTTTTTCTCAGGATTCATCATGACGAACCAGGCAGGGTGCTGATTACAAAGAATCTGAAAAGAAGGAGATGGTAAAATGATTTCCCCATTAACCCCAATGGATTGGAAGCGCAGGGCCGTAAAATATTATCCTCAAAAAGTGGCAATCATCGATGAAGAGAAAGAGTTTACATATAAGGAATTCGGGCAGCGAATAGATCAACTTTCCAAAGCATTGCATTCTTCGGGAATTGAAAAAGGCGACCATATTGCAGTAATGTTGCCAAATACGCATTATATGTTGGAATGTTTTTATGGCATTTGTCAAATGGGAGCGGTAATGGTTCCTTTGAATTATAGGCTTGCTGCAGAGGATTTGGAATATATCATCAAGCATAGCGATTCAAAAATGTTGATAGTCGATGAAGAATTCACCGCTCCGATCGAAAAGATCATTACTAGACTATCATTGGAAAAAATCATTATCGTGCCTGTTGAAGGACATGAAACCACTTTACCTGGGATAGACTATGAGAATTTCATTTTGCATGCAAATGATGATGGACTGCCAGAGGTTACAATGGATGAAAATCAACTTTTGACTATAAATTACACGAGTGGAACGACTTCAAAACCAAAAGGGGTAATGTTGACCCATCGCGGGAATTACATGAATGCAGCTAATTTCATTTATCACCTTGGAGTGAAGCATGACGATGTATACTTACATACCCTGCCAATGTTTCATGCAAATGGGTGGGGGGGTGTATGGTCGGTAACGGCTACTGGCGGGACCCATGTATGTTTAAGGAAAGTTGATCCTCCTCTTATTCTCAAATTATTCGCCCAGCATAATATTACATTGTTATGTGGAGCACCTACTGTCGTCAATATGCTAGTGAATGATCCTAAAGCAAAAGAAACAAATATCAAAGTGCGTCCAAGGATGGCAACAGCAGGTGCTCCTCCAGCAGCAGCGCTTATACAAAAGGCACAAGAAATACTTGGTTTGAATATGATTCACGTTTATGGATTAACAGAAACTTCCCCTTTCATCCTATATAACGAGTGGAAGGATGAGTTTGAAGCTAAATCGGCGGACGAACAAGCAATAATAAAAGCAAGACAAGGTATTGAATTGGTTTTCAATGGGGAAACGATGGTAGTCAATCAAGATGGAAAAGCAGTCGCTTGGGATGGAAAGGAACTGGGGGAAATCATTACTCGCGGCAATGTTGTAATGGAAGGATATTATAAGGATCCGCAAAAGACGGCCGAAGCAATTCGGGATGGATGGTTTCATACAGGGGATCTGGCAGTGACCTATCCTGATGGCTATATTGAAATACAGGACAGGGCTAAGGATTTAATCATTTCCGGGGGAGAAAATATTTCTTCAACAGAGGTGGAAGGGGTATTGTATAAACATCCAGATGTTTTGGAGGCAGCGGTCATTGCCATCCCACACGATAAATGGGGAGAAACGCCTAAGGCAATCATTGTGTTGCACCCCAATGCGGAAGTGACAGAAAATGAGATCATTACCTTTTGCCGTTCAAACATGGCTCACTTTAAAGCACCGACAAAAGTTGAATTCGTAGAGTCTTTACCGAAAACGGCAACAGGTAAGCTACAAAAATACCGTTTGAGGGAAATCCATTGGAAAGGATCGAAAAAGGTAAATTAAAGGCTTTCATAGGAACGGGATATATATTAAGTGAATGTCATAAAAAGAAAATCAAATGAAGTATTGCAATTACCAAGACCAAGAATGCATTTAAATAAGCATTCTTGGTTTTTTATAATCATGGAAAGCGCCATTTCCTCTGTAATACTAGGAGCGGGATAGATTAATTAACGAGGGCTTCTAAATGAAAGATTTGACTTAGTGTAATATATATACGTTATTTTAGATAAACTTGGTTTTTTACCACTAGCATAGACTGATACATGATAAGCATGTTTTCCGGAATAATATGCTGCTATTAAACTATTAGGACTGCCAGCAAGTGCTGATGCCAGTGCAGTAGCTACTCCTGCTGGTGCGGTTGGGCCACCTGCAAACACAAGAGTACTTACGATGCTTAACCATGTTGTTCCCTTTTGATGAGCCTTTACCATCTTTCCTAATTGGGTATTTGTTAGTTTAGCTTGATGAGCAATAGGTTTGCTCATTTCAATGATGCTTGCTGTTGGTTGTATTTGTATAACATCATCACTAATTAATTTGACTTCCACAATGGGGGTGACTGTTGATGAAGGTATTGTTTCATTTTTCTCTTCGGCCAATGTATTGGGGACATGTGAGAATACTAATAAACTTATTATTAGTATTAAAAATAAGGTCTTTTTCTTCATTTTCATAACACTCCCTTATACTTTTTTGAAAATTTGGTATAATATCATACTATATAACTATATGTAGGAGGTCAGGATAAATATGGAAAATAAGGAAAAAAGTTTTAAAACAGTGAAAATTGTACTTATTTCTATATGTCTAGGTTTTATAATCAGGATGTCCTCAGTAATAATAGCTGGTCGAAATTTATTTTCTATGTACAACATAGACCTATTAATTTTATTTATAGCAATAATTGGATTAATTATATGGTTGAATAAAAAGAAAAAAAGAATCTAATTATTCGGTTTGGAGACAAAAGGGGTCCTTTAGCGGTGTCTGGAGGAACCGTTCAAACCCTTTAATCCCATTAGTCTTTATTCTGACTTAGTGTTAGTTTTTATAAAAAAATCATTATTTCCGGATAATTAGAGTGGGAACTTTCATAAATGGATTTTGTGAATTCGTTAAAAATAAAAGGCGGGAGGAAAAACAGATTGTTTTTCGTCCCGCCTTTTTTTATGAAAAGCACGAAAAATTTAAATAAACCTAATGAGATCATATTATATGAAGAAACTAGAAGCACATCAAAAAACAAACGATGATCTATTAAAAATTCTGTAAATTTAAATGAAACATTATAACGTTATATTGATTAGTTCGGCAAAATATGATAATCTGTTTTTGTAAAGAGAAATGTAATGAATTCTTACACAATTCAGTGTAACCGTATACAAAGTACTTGCAATCGATAGGAAGTATCGAAAAGGATGAGGGAAATGACAGATACGTTAGTTCTAAAGAATGTAAAGATGTTAGAGGGAAATGCAGCGGATATCATACTGGAAAATGGGATGATTAAAGAAATCGCACTACCCGGAACTGCAACAGGAGATAAGATATTAGATTATGATCAAAAAGTTTATGTTTCTAGCGGATGGATTGATATGCATGTACATGCTTTCCCGGAATTCGATCCTTATGGTGATGAAGTTGATGAAATTGGATATAAAACTGGTGTAACAACGGTCATTGATGCAGGAAGCACGGGGGCAGATAGGATATCTGATCTGGTTAGCAGTTGTGAAAATTCCAAAACGAATGTTTTCGCCTTTCTGAATATTTCGCGGATTGGATTGAAAAGGATTGATGAGTTATCGGATATTTCATGGCTGGACGAAGGAGAATTAAGGAAGGCAATTTCCAAGTACGAGGATTTTGTCGTTGGACTTAAAGCGAGAATAAGTAAAAGTGTGGTTGGTCCAAATGGTGTCGAGCCATTAAAAATCGCAAGGAGGTTCTCGGCTGAAACTGGTTTACCATTAATGGTCCATATCGGTTCAGGGCCACCTGATATTAAGGAAGTCCTTGAATTACTTGAGGAAAAGGACATTATTACCCATTTTTTAAATGGTAAAGCGAATAATTTATTTGATGTAAGAGAAGAGCCGCTGCCTGAGTTCAGTAAGGCGATTGAACGTGGTGTCCATTTGGATGTAGGTCATGGAACGGCAAGCTTTTCTTTTAAAACTGCCGAAATGGCGAAAAAGCGGGGAATCCGCTTCAATACGATCAGTACGGATATATATCGGAAAAACAGAGAGAATGGGCCAGTTTTTAATATGGCAAATGTGCTAACAAAATTTTTGTACCTCGGTTATCCATTAAAAGAGGTAATAGATGCCGTTACGGTCAATGCAGCAGCTTGGTTGCATAAACCAGAGCTTGGCAGGATTTCAACTGGGGATATTGCGAACTTGACCTTATTCTCGATCGAGAAAGAGCCGACTCTTTTATTGGATTCCGAAGGTGAAAAAAGGATGGCAGAAAAAAGAGTTGTTGTAAAAGGAGTGGTTATAAATGGAGAATTCATTGAACGCTAAATACGGTTTGAAAAGAGTCATCAATGCAAGCGGAAGAATGAGCATATTGGGGGTTTCTGCCCCGACTGACACAGTGATGGACGCGATGAAAAAAGGTGGGCAAAATTATGTTGAAATTTCTGATTTAGTCGATAAGTCAGGCCAGCATATAGCGAATTTGCTTCATTCTGAAGCAGCGGTCGTCGTAAACTCAGCATCAAGTGGAATTGCGCTTTCTGTAGCGGCGATCGTGACTGAAGGAAACAGAAGGAAAAGTGAAAGGCTTTATCAAGATCTTATTCAAAAGAATGAAATCATCATGCTGAAAGGCCATAACGTTCAGTATGGTG
This window contains:
- a CDS encoding MarR family winged helix-turn-helix transcriptional regulator; amino-acid sequence: MNSSELYNLHLEIRELSSLSQELVEPLLVKYDLTSVQYRALQLIVLNESIAVKDVSNHLKIKPAAGTALIDRLERKKLIERVHSEDDRRVVFIQSTESGRNTYHSINQCFTKIFRDFYSVLNEEETERLKQIVGKLTEHLSSCIENKI
- a CDS encoding long-chain-fatty-acid--CoA ligase — its product is MISPLTPMDWKRRAVKYYPQKVAIIDEEKEFTYKEFGQRIDQLSKALHSSGIEKGDHIAVMLPNTHYMLECFYGICQMGAVMVPLNYRLAAEDLEYIIKHSDSKMLIVDEEFTAPIEKIITRLSLEKIIIVPVEGHETTLPGIDYENFILHANDDGLPEVTMDENQLLTINYTSGTTSKPKGVMLTHRGNYMNAANFIYHLGVKHDDVYLHTLPMFHANGWGGVWSVTATGGTHVCLRKVDPPLILKLFAQHNITLLCGAPTVVNMLVNDPKAKETNIKVRPRMATAGAPPAAALIQKAQEILGLNMIHVYGLTETSPFILYNEWKDEFEAKSADEQAIIKARQGIELVFNGETMVVNQDGKAVAWDGKELGEIITRGNVVMEGYYKDPQKTAEAIRDGWFHTGDLAVTYPDGYIEIQDRAKDLIISGGENISSTEVEGVLYKHPDVLEAAVIAIPHDKWGETPKAIIVLHPNAEVTENEIITFCRSNMAHFKAPTKVEFVESLPKTATGKLQKYRLREIHWKGSKKVN
- a CDS encoding amidohydrolase/deacetylase family metallohydrolase, yielding MTDTLVLKNVKMLEGNAADIILENGMIKEIALPGTATGDKILDYDQKVYVSSGWIDMHVHAFPEFDPYGDEVDEIGYKTGVTTVIDAGSTGADRISDLVSSCENSKTNVFAFLNISRIGLKRIDELSDISWLDEGELRKAISKYEDFVVGLKARISKSVVGPNGVEPLKIARRFSAETGLPLMVHIGSGPPDIKEVLELLEEKDIITHFLNGKANNLFDVREEPLPEFSKAIERGVHLDVGHGTASFSFKTAEMAKKRGIRFNTISTDIYRKNRENGPVFNMANVLTKFLYLGYPLKEVIDAVTVNAAAWLHKPELGRISTGDIANLTLFSIEKEPTLLLDSEGEKRMAEKRVVVKGVVINGEFIER